One window of Atribacter laminatus genomic DNA carries:
- a CDS encoding uroporphyrinogen decarboxylase family protein, whose translation MTGYERIVAALEGKKTDILPYIDGFDCLEARLAFFGPQVMSGTWDEIALLEAELFHSDWVIVPAPLNIPGGAGIFCDVLTEDETHLLIKTFFGGIWYWRKKPYYAKAFYNPVKDIEDLEKIPEPNWEELRKRVKSIKEPIKRLKDRGYFVTMEGKGSFEATWMLFRGLENTWMDIASEPDLVKKMSRRAVDAVIKLALMVVDECEVDGLWITNDMGTQTAAYFSPKSYQELFKENDRRIVQALHSRGKKVMFHSHGNVMSLFEDFVEAGFDSIDPLDAYDGMDFQFIKEKFGKKVALKGGISCTIGQMKKEDLLKHIQDIVTIGGEERFILSGAGGVPPEMSLENFNAYRDYIHRARRGDYKKS comes from the coding sequence GCTCGCTTAGCATTTTTTGGTCCACAAGTTATGTCTGGAACGTGGGATGAAATCGCCTTATTGGAAGCTGAGCTTTTTCATTCCGATTGGGTAATTGTACCCGCACCTCTCAATATTCCAGGAGGAGCTGGTATATTCTGCGACGTCTTAACTGAGGACGAAACACATTTATTAATAAAAACCTTTTTTGGAGGAATTTGGTATTGGCGTAAAAAGCCCTATTATGCAAAGGCATTTTATAATCCAGTAAAAGATATTGAAGATTTGGAAAAGATACCTGAACCCAATTGGGAGGAGCTAAGGAAGCGTGTAAAATCGATTAAAGAGCCGATAAAAAGGTTAAAAGATCGAGGGTATTTTGTAACCATGGAAGGAAAGGGTTCTTTTGAAGCAACTTGGATGCTCTTTCGAGGTTTAGAGAATACCTGGATGGACATCGCTTCGGAACCAGATCTGGTTAAGAAAATGTCGAGACGAGCGGTAGATGCAGTTATTAAACTGGCATTAATGGTAGTTGATGAGTGTGAGGTTGATGGACTTTGGATAACCAACGATATGGGAACCCAGACAGCAGCATATTTTAGTCCAAAAAGCTATCAAGAATTGTTTAAAGAAAACGATAGGAGAATTGTCCAGGCATTACATTCGCGAGGGAAAAAGGTTATGTTTCACTCTCATGGAAATGTTATGTCACTTTTTGAAGACTTTGTTGAAGCTGGTTTTGATTCCATCGATCCACTTGATGCTTATGATGGAATGGATTTTCAATTTATTAAAGAAAAGTTTGGTAAAAAGGTTGCCCTCAAGGGGGGTATTAGTTGTACAATTGGACAGATGAAGAAAGAGGATTTATTGAAGCACATTCAAGACATAGTTACCATTGGTGGCGAGGAAAGGTTTATTCTTTCTGGTGCTGGGGGAGTTCCTCCAGAAATGAGTTTGGAAAATTTTAATGCTTATCGTGATTATATTCATCGAGCAAGAAGAGGTGATTATAAAAAATCCTAA
- a CDS encoding ABC transporter substrate-binding protein, whose product MKRIIVLSLIVISVLLIAIVPAFAAEKRFDGVTLKVFANSHDPMLKAVKWSIPVVKEKFGIDILMDEAPYGTQFDKAMSAFVAHTGQYDVIVGAHQWTGAWADGGYVIPLDDYIKNDPEFDPSIYVEKAYQINSEWKGIQYALPFNMEGRLMFYRKDIFEKEGFKVPTNLEEWLNIVQSINNNPEYKEKGIWGAVYMYATEQGISYPFETYFQMFDWDSVKTENGFWDDNFQVCIDKPKMVEAFQYWQDRLNDMPPGVESYNLPEAYQFYLDGKAAMTEVWPLTLYGMLLDPANADLRAKTGTADIAIGYPMSGGWGIFICADSKVQDAAWEYIKFMTNAENDLFFFKEFGKGPSAKATYTDDSLKETYGDWLEGQSEAISKAVCFGKIATMSEFYGGNYAVITNQIMTGKLPAEEGVDKLIEELKGILERAGYPQQ is encoded by the coding sequence ATGAAAAGAATCATAGTTCTAAGTTTAATCGTCATTAGTGTTTTGTTAATTGCTATTGTACCGGCTTTTGCAGCAGAAAAGCGATTTGATGGTGTAACCTTAAAAGTCTTTGCCAACTCCCACGATCCCATGCTAAAGGCAGTAAAATGGTCAATCCCAGTAGTGAAGGAGAAATTCGGGATTGACATTTTAATGGACGAAGCCCCTTATGGAACTCAATTTGATAAAGCCATGTCGGCATTTGTAGCCCATACCGGTCAATATGATGTCATTGTTGGTGCTCATCAGTGGACGGGAGCCTGGGCAGATGGTGGTTATGTAATTCCACTGGATGATTACATAAAGAATGATCCAGAATTTGATCCATCAATTTATGTAGAAAAAGCATACCAAATAAATTCAGAGTGGAAAGGAATACAATATGCCCTTCCTTTCAACATGGAAGGCCGTTTAATGTTCTACCGGAAAGACATCTTTGAGAAAGAAGGATTTAAAGTACCGACGAATCTCGAAGAATGGCTGAACATCGTTCAGTCAATTAATAATAACCCAGAATACAAGGAAAAAGGAATCTGGGGAGCCGTTTACATGTATGCAACTGAACAGGGCATATCCTATCCTTTTGAAACTTATTTCCAAATGTTTGATTGGGATAGCGTAAAAACTGAAAATGGTTTTTGGGATGATAATTTCCAAGTCTGCATTGATAAACCAAAAATGGTTGAAGCCTTCCAATACTGGCAAGATCGTTTAAACGATATGCCTCCTGGAGTTGAAAGTTACAATCTCCCCGAAGCCTATCAATTTTATCTCGATGGAAAAGCAGCAATGACCGAGGTATGGCCGCTTACCCTTTATGGTATGCTTCTTGATCCGGCTAATGCAGATTTAAGAGCAAAAACCGGTACTGCTGATATTGCCATTGGTTATCCAATGTCAGGTGGATGGGGAATATTTATATGCGCAGACTCTAAAGTCCAGGATGCTGCTTGGGAATATATTAAATTCATGACCAATGCCGAAAATGACCTCTTTTTCTTCAAAGAATTTGGTAAAGGACCAAGCGCAAAAGCAACTTATACCGACGATTCTTTAAAGGAAACCTACGGTGATTGGCTCGAAGGACAGTCGGAAGCTATATCAAAAGCGGTTTGCTTTGGAAAAATTGCTACTATGTCAGAATTCTATGGTGGAAATTATGCAGTAATTACCAACCAGATAATGACCGGTAAGTTACCAGCTGAAGAAGGTGTCGATAAACTGATTGAAGAACTGAAAGGAATTCTTGAAAGAGCTGGTTATCCTCAGCAATAA
- a CDS encoding carbohydrate ABC transporter permease, which translates to MIEKRLKYYLILPALIIFLGLAIYPLFFALRGSFFIWRYGMPAQFVGLKNYIDLFKSSFAWNALQNTIIYVVLAVFLELIIGLVLAVLMNRELGFFRPVVRTALTIPMFVSPIVVGIIWRMIYNPHYGLFNWLLGTQGFAPTGNEYALFFVVLADVWQWTPFMYVIILAALQSIPPEILEAGEIDGTTGWQKFIHITLPSISYAIVIALTLRFMDATKALDLIYTLTYGGPGGGTETIGFLIFRTAFNDLNIGSATSFAIIFTVVMGILITRFLGWLNRRFEIV; encoded by the coding sequence ATGATTGAAAAAAGATTAAAATACTATTTAATATTGCCCGCTTTAATAATATTCCTGGGTTTAGCTATTTATCCGTTATTTTTTGCTTTGAGGGGAAGTTTTTTTATTTGGCGCTATGGGATGCCTGCTCAATTCGTGGGTTTAAAAAATTATATTGATCTTTTTAAATCCAGTTTTGCCTGGAATGCCTTACAAAATACCATTATATATGTTGTCCTTGCAGTCTTTTTAGAGTTGATAATTGGTTTGGTATTGGCCGTTCTTATGAATCGAGAGCTTGGTTTTTTCCGTCCGGTTGTTCGAACTGCTCTTACTATACCAATGTTTGTATCACCAATCGTGGTAGGCATTATCTGGAGGATGATTTACAATCCCCATTATGGTTTATTCAACTGGCTTTTGGGGACTCAGGGATTTGCCCCGACCGGAAATGAGTATGCTCTCTTTTTTGTTGTATTAGCTGATGTCTGGCAATGGACGCCCTTTATGTATGTTATTATTTTAGCTGCACTCCAAAGCATACCGCCTGAAATCTTAGAAGCAGGTGAAATCGATGGAACAACCGGTTGGCAAAAGTTTATTCATATTACTCTTCCCTCCATTTCTTATGCTATTGTTATTGCCCTGACACTGCGTTTTATGGATGCCACCAAAGCATTAGACCTCATTTACACCTTAACTTATGGAGGTCCAGGTGGTGGAACCGAAACCATTGGATTTCTCATCTTCCGCACGGCTTTCAACGATTTAAATATTGGATCTGCAACATCTTTTGCAATAATTTTTACCGTCGTTATGGGAATTCTTATTACCAGGTTCCTAGGATGGTTGAATAGGAGGTTCGAAATTGTTTAG
- a CDS encoding carbohydrate ABC transporter permease: MFRPRKKSKKQMVNTAIILVIAVFTILYLLPIYWMGITSFRPEAKSMSWPPNFSPTGLVLDNYRVVFEQKSIFWYIRNSLIASIISVIFSLVIGCIAAFSFAFMRWKAKTKTSLLIWIISLRIMPPIAAAIPLFLIFARLRMIDTFPALILAYTFFNLSFVIWLVYGFFKELPREIVEAGLIDGCSYAKLFTRVVIPLTTPGIMTVTLLTFIASWNEFLFAVKLTAFNTRTIPVLISGFMIDRGLLWGQVSAVGLISIIPVIIVALFIQRYIVSGLTFGAIK; encoded by the coding sequence TTGTTTAGACCTCGTAAAAAATCAAAAAAACAAATGGTTAATACTGCAATTATCTTAGTTATTGCCGTTTTTACCATTTTATACCTCCTACCTATTTATTGGATGGGCATCACCTCTTTTCGGCCGGAAGCAAAATCAATGTCATGGCCCCCCAACTTTTCGCCAACAGGATTAGTCTTGGATAATTATCGAGTTGTTTTTGAGCAAAAGTCGATTTTTTGGTATATCAGAAACAGTTTGATCGCATCAATAATTTCGGTTATTTTTTCGCTGGTTATTGGGTGCATAGCAGCGTTTTCTTTTGCCTTCATGCGTTGGAAGGCAAAAACCAAAACCTCTTTGCTGATATGGATCATCAGCCTGCGAATTATGCCTCCAATAGCTGCTGCCATACCTCTCTTTTTAATATTTGCCAGGCTTCGAATGATCGATACCTTTCCAGCGCTCATTCTCGCCTACACTTTTTTTAATCTCTCCTTTGTGATTTGGTTGGTTTATGGATTCTTTAAGGAGCTTCCACGGGAGATAGTCGAGGCTGGATTGATTGATGGATGTAGTTATGCCAAGCTGTTCACTCGAGTTGTTATTCCACTCACAACTCCAGGGATAATGACGGTTACTTTGTTGACTTTTATTGCGTCCTGGAACGAGTTTTTGTTCGCTGTTAAGCTCACTGCTTTTAATACTCGAACAATCCCGGTTCTTATATCTGGTTTTATGATTGACCGGGGTTTGCTCTGGGGACAGGTTAGCGCGGTTGGTTTGATTTCGATCATTCCGGTTATCATAGTCGCTCTCTTTATCCAGAGATATATTGTTTCCGGATTGACCTTCGGGGCAATTAAGTAA
- a CDS encoding uroporphyrinogen decarboxylase family protein, giving the protein MNSKERIYALLNGQTIDRIPVTPILMAFAARFIGKTYRDYYLDYQVLVDSYLACQKEFHFDMVMAISDPFRETEGYGAVFSYPDNGIPVMKEPLLKTLEDREVNSLPVLDPHQASRMKDRLLAVNAFHQRVSEDIPILGWVEGPFAEAADLRGVQNLMMDIIDQPEQVESLLKIVLETEKKFAEEQIKAGADIIGVGDAAASLLSPSLYKKYVLPFEQELFSSIHQLGAKVKLHICGNTSGLLPYMAHTGADIIDLDFMVNLKEARQYFGSQVCICGNVDPVSVMLEGTPEDVREASLRCIEDAGMPFILSAGCEIPVATPPENLLALCQAVL; this is encoded by the coding sequence ATGAACTCAAAAGAAAGAATTTATGCACTTTTAAATGGACAAACCATCGACAGAATTCCGGTAACACCAATATTAATGGCTTTTGCCGCTCGATTCATTGGGAAGACTTATCGTGATTATTATCTCGATTATCAAGTTTTAGTTGATAGTTACCTTGCCTGTCAAAAAGAATTTCATTTCGACATGGTGATGGCTATTTCTGATCCTTTTCGTGAAACCGAAGGGTATGGAGCGGTTTTTAGCTACCCCGATAACGGTATCCCGGTAATGAAAGAACCCCTCTTAAAAACCTTGGAGGATAGAGAAGTCAATTCTCTTCCGGTTTTGGATCCTCATCAAGCTTCAAGAATGAAAGATCGATTATTAGCCGTTAATGCTTTTCATCAAAGAGTTTCAGAGGATATTCCGATTCTTGGCTGGGTGGAGGGTCCGTTTGCCGAAGCGGCTGATTTGCGAGGAGTCCAAAATTTAATGATGGATATTATCGACCAACCGGAACAAGTGGAATCCTTGTTAAAAATAGTACTAGAAACAGAAAAAAAATTTGCTGAGGAGCAGATTAAAGCTGGAGCGGATATTATTGGGGTTGGTGATGCAGCTGCTTCGTTGCTTTCACCGAGTCTCTATAAAAAATACGTTTTACCTTTTGAACAGGAACTTTTTAGCTCTATTCATCAGTTAGGTGCCAAGGTGAAACTCCATATATGCGGAAATACTTCAGGACTTTTGCCTTACATGGCACATACCGGAGCGGATATTATTGATTTGGATTTTATGGTTAATTTGAAAGAAGCCAGGCAATATTTTGGTTCTCAAGTTTGTATATGTGGTAATGTCGATCCAGTAAGTGTCATGTTAGAAGGAACACCTGAAGATGTCCGAGAAGCGAGCCTTCGCTGTATTGAAGATGCTGGTATGCCTTTTATACTAAGTGCTGGATGTGAAATTCCGGTTGCAACTCCACCGGAAAACCTGCTGGCCCTATGTCAAGCAGTATTGTAA